From the genome of Varibaculum prostatecancerukia, one region includes:
- the ftsE gene encoding cell division ATP-binding protein FtsE — MITFDDVSMVYKRGARPALDHVSTNIERGEFVFLVGKSGSGKSTFLTMIYRENRPTHGKVTVLGKDVGRLSRWKVPKLRRQIGTVFQDFRLLDNKSVQANVALAMQVIGRPRHAIKTEVPQVLSLVGLEGKEKRMPYELSGGEQQRVAIARAMVNRPEILLADEPTGNLDPKTSLGIMRLLDRINRAGTTVVMATHDDEIVDQLRKRVIELVDGKVVRDQDRGVYGSSRS, encoded by the coding sequence ATGATTACTTTTGACGACGTGTCGATGGTGTACAAGCGGGGAGCCCGCCCTGCTCTAGACCATGTGAGCACCAATATCGAACGGGGAGAGTTTGTGTTCCTGGTGGGTAAATCAGGTTCCGGGAAATCAACTTTCCTGACCATGATTTATCGGGAGAATCGTCCTACCCATGGAAAAGTGACGGTACTAGGTAAGGACGTGGGCAGGCTGTCCCGCTGGAAGGTACCAAAGCTGCGGCGCCAGATTGGGACTGTGTTCCAAGACTTCCGCTTACTTGACAACAAATCGGTGCAGGCGAATGTGGCCTTGGCGATGCAGGTGATTGGGCGGCCGCGTCATGCTATAAAAACCGAAGTGCCTCAGGTGTTATCACTGGTGGGGTTGGAAGGCAAAGAAAAACGGATGCCCTATGAACTATCTGGTGGTGAGCAACAGCGAGTCGCGATTGCCCGCGCGATGGTCAATCGGCCTGAGATATTGCTAGCCGATGAGCCCACCGGAAACCTAGATCCTAAAACTTCTCTAGGAATTATGCGGCTGCTGGACCGGATTAATCGCGCCGGTACCACCGTGGTGATGGCAACTCACGATGATGAAATCGTTGACCAGCTGCGCAAACGAGTAATCGAGTTGGTAGATGGGAAAGTAGTGCGCGACCAGGATCGCGGCGTGTACGGATCGAGTCGTAGCTAG
- the ftsX gene encoding permease-like cell division protein FtsX yields the protein MRLRFILGRVFSGLGHNMAMTISVVLVTFISLLFVGVGGLAQMQVAAMQKEWYAKVEVSVYMCAQDDQVANCNGQAATKRQIQDVKDELDRGTLSQYVDHYEFQNHHQVYADFQKQYGDTTLGEATKPEMLPQAFRIKMKDPSQYEIVSAQLSGQPGVEQVQDQSQLVKPLMNLFSQSMRISWGLAGVMAIAAILLIVTTIRLSAMSRQKETEIMRMEGASGLFIQLPFMIEGALCALVGALLACGALFAGVKYLVQGWLQKTIPFIQFVNLREVAILSGMIVAAALIISIVASIASLAKYAKV from the coding sequence ATGCGTTTGCGGTTTATTCTCGGCCGAGTATTTTCCGGTCTGGGACACAATATGGCGATGACCATTTCGGTGGTGCTGGTAACTTTCATTTCCCTGCTGTTTGTAGGGGTGGGCGGCCTGGCGCAAATGCAGGTGGCCGCGATGCAAAAGGAATGGTACGCCAAGGTCGAAGTGAGCGTATATATGTGCGCTCAGGATGACCAAGTAGCGAACTGTAATGGTCAGGCGGCTACTAAGCGGCAGATTCAAGATGTCAAAGACGAATTAGATCGGGGTACCCTGTCCCAATACGTTGACCATTACGAGTTCCAAAATCACCACCAGGTGTACGCGGATTTCCAAAAGCAATATGGCGACACCACTTTGGGGGAGGCCACTAAACCCGAGATGTTGCCGCAAGCCTTCCGGATAAAAATGAAAGACCCCTCTCAGTACGAGATCGTTTCTGCCCAGTTATCGGGGCAACCTGGGGTAGAACAGGTACAGGATCAGTCGCAGCTAGTAAAACCGTTAATGAATCTTTTCAGTCAATCGATGCGGATTTCCTGGGGACTGGCTGGGGTAATGGCGATTGCGGCCATCCTGCTGATTGTCACTACTATTCGGCTTTCCGCCATGTCGCGGCAGAAAGAAACCGAGATTATGCGGATGGAGGGGGCTTCCGGGCTGTTTATCCAGCTGCCCTTTATGATTGAGGGCGCCCTCTGTGCCCTTGTCGGTGCGCTGCTGGCCTGCGGAGCCTTATTCGCGGGGGTGAAATACCTGGTGCAGGGATGGCTGCAAAAAACTATTCCCTTTATCCAGTTCGTGAACCTGCGGGAGGTGGCGATTCTTTCCGGAATGATTGTCGCTGCTGCCTTGATTATTTCGATCGTTGCTTCCATTGCTTCTCTAGCTAAATACGCGAAGGTGTAA